A stretch of Lutra lutra chromosome 9, mLutLut1.2, whole genome shotgun sequence DNA encodes these proteins:
- the LOC125108934 gene encoding mitochondrial pyruvate carrier 2-like produces MSAADARGLRATYHRALDKVELLLPEKLRPLYNHPAGPRTVFFWAPIMKWGLVCAGLADMARPAEKLSTAQSAVLMATGFIWSRYSLVIIPKNWSLFAVNFFVGAAGASQLFRIWRYNQELKAKANK; encoded by the coding sequence ATGTCGGCCGCCGACGCCCGGGGCCTTCGGGCCACCTACCACCGGGCCCTGGACAAGGTGGAGCTGCTGCTGCCGGAGAAACTGAGGCCGCTGTACAACCACCCGGCAGGTCCCAGAACAGTTTTTTTCTGGGCTCCAATTATGAAATGGGGCTTGGTGTGTGCTGGCTTGGCTGACATGGCCAGACCTGCTGAGAAACTGAGCACAGCTCAATCTGCTGTTTTAATGGCCACAGGATTTATTTGGTCAAGATACTCACTTGTAATTATCCCAAAAAACTGGAGTCTGTTTGCTGTTAATTTCTTTGTGGGGGCAGCAGGTGCTTCTCAGCTCTTCCGTATTTGGAGATATAACCAAGAACTAAAAGCTAAAGCAAACAAGTAA
- the MRPS26 gene encoding 28S ribosomal protein S26, mitochondrial isoform X2 has product MLRALRVLGWGSPGGPPVPLLLPVRGRKTRHDPPAKSKVGRVTTPPAVDPVEFFLLTERYRQYRQTVRALRLEFVSEVRKKVHEARAGVLAERKALQDATEHRDLMAWNQAENQRLLELRRKQKISSPQRTWMHGWKKLWTHRRATTGPSPERGWWSGHSTRALKSPVRTVPTQGPCVYGGRRVGTDLQ; this is encoded by the exons ATGCTGCGCGCGCTGAGAGTCCTGGGCTGGGGGTCCCCGGGCGGACCACCTGTCCCGCTGCTGCTGCCGGTGCGCGGCCGGAAGACCCGTCACGACCCTCCGGCCAAGTCCAAGGTCGGGCGCGTGACGACCCCGCCCGCGGTGGATCCTGTAGAATTCTTCTTGCTGACGGAGCGTTACCGGCAGTACCGCCAGACGGTGCGCGCCCTCAG gctggagtttgtgtccgaGGTGCGGAAGAAGGTGCACGAGGCCCGGGCTGGGGTCCTGGCGGAGCGCAAGGCGCTGCAAGATGCTACCGAGCACCGCGACCTAATGGCCTGGAACCAGGCGGAGAACCAGCGGCTGCTAGAGCTGCG GAGGAAGCAAAAAATTTCATCACCCCAGAGAACCTGGATGCACGGGTGGAAGAAGCTTTGGACTCACCGAAGAGCTACAACTGGGCCATCACCAGAGAGGGGCTGGTGGTCAGGCCACAGCACAAGGGCTCTTAAGAGCCCAGTAAGAACAGTGCCCACCCAGGGACCATGTGTGTATGGGGGTAGGAGGGTCGGAACTGATCTGCAATAA
- the MRPS26 gene encoding 28S ribosomal protein S26, mitochondrial isoform X1, with amino-acid sequence MLRALRVLGWGSPGGPPVPLLLPVRGRKTRHDPPAKSKVGRVTTPPAVDPVEFFLLTERYRQYRQTVRALRLEFVSEVRKKVHEARAGVLAERKALQDATEHRDLMAWNQAENQRLLELRLARLRQEAREQEQRQAEEKARRALEAQAWAQLKEQEVLQLQEEAKNFITPENLDARVEEALDSPKSYNWAITREGLVVRPQHKGS; translated from the exons ATGCTGCGCGCGCTGAGAGTCCTGGGCTGGGGGTCCCCGGGCGGACCACCTGTCCCGCTGCTGCTGCCGGTGCGCGGCCGGAAGACCCGTCACGACCCTCCGGCCAAGTCCAAGGTCGGGCGCGTGACGACCCCGCCCGCGGTGGATCCTGTAGAATTCTTCTTGCTGACGGAGCGTTACCGGCAGTACCGCCAGACGGTGCGCGCCCTCAG gctggagtttgtgtccgaGGTGCGGAAGAAGGTGCACGAGGCCCGGGCTGGGGTCCTGGCGGAGCGCAAGGCGCTGCAAGATGCTACCGAGCACCGCGACCTAATGGCCTGGAACCAGGCGGAGAACCAGCGGCTGCTAGAGCTGCG gttAGCGCGGCTGCGGCAGGAGGCGCGGGAGCAGGAGCAGCGGCAGGCGGAGGAGAAAGCCCGGCGGGCGCTAGAGGCGCAGGCCTGGGCGCAGCTCAAGGAGCAGGAAGTGTTGCAGCTGCAG GAGGAAGCAAAAAATTTCATCACCCCAGAGAACCTGGATGCACGGGTGGAAGAAGCTTTGGACTCACCGAAGAGCTACAACTGGGCCATCACCAGAGAGGGGCTGGTGGTCAGGCCACAGCACAAGGGCTCTTAA
- the LOC125108513 gene encoding progonadoliberin-2, translated as MANRRLGFLLLLLLTVHPGSSKAQHWSHGWYPGGKRASSSAHHPQQVPRLLASSPDQTAQTLPSDALAPPENSVPWEGRTTGWWPLRGKQHLVQTLLKGRKAPHPVTLQ; from the exons ATGGCCAACCGCAGACTAGGCTttctgctactgctgctgctcaCCGTCCACCCTGGATCCTCGAAGGCCCAGCACTGGTCCCATGGCTGGTACCCTGGAGGAAAACGAGCTTCCAGCTcagcccaccacccccagcagGTCCCAAGGCTCCTAG CAAGTAGCCCAGACCAGACTGCCCAAACCCTCCCAAGTGACGCCCTGGCTCCCCCTGAGAACAGTGTGCCCTGGGAGGGCAGAACCACAGGCTGGTGGCCCCTCCGCGGGAAGCAGCACCTGGTGCAGACACTGCTG AAAGGACGTAAAGCGCCGCACCCTGTCACCCTCCAATAA